In one Bacillus thuringiensis genomic region, the following are encoded:
- a CDS encoding Ger(x)C family spore germination protein, with protein sequence MKTKFNYMRFYLALLSMLVLLFLTGCWSSKEVEELSLTAGIALDKGKDSTIEKEDEEGGYPKRNLITATYQIVSSQAQSKGNGQQKRYINVSETGDSIHQIVRELSLKRESEMFSPHLKNIVISDSLVRTYSLEQLLEQYLRDNEVRLSSMILISKGLAKEVLESNKKGEIPAFRLSGIADNRNRTTRILAPVSLAKLEGKMRSGSSFLLQNVISMNGETKFAGAAVIKGKTKKLMGFLNEQELEGVVWINGKRNGGVIKTFDKESKKLIIYEIKSIKSKIIPHVNGNNISFDVNIESEGRLSENWMQPGKDFENEFLKREEKAIENEVKHLVHHVTKKIQKEYQVDIAGFGNQLRIKHPRTWEEVKKDWDRTFSKVPIKYHINVTIQDYGASSLKR encoded by the coding sequence GTGAAAACGAAATTTAATTATATGCGGTTCTATTTGGCTTTGTTATCGATGCTTGTGCTCCTATTTTTAACAGGATGTTGGAGCAGTAAAGAGGTAGAAGAGTTGAGTTTAACTGCAGGTATAGCACTAGATAAAGGGAAGGATTCAACAATTGAGAAAGAGGATGAGGAAGGAGGATATCCTAAAAGAAATCTTATAACAGCTACTTATCAAATTGTTAGTTCGCAAGCACAAAGTAAAGGAAACGGACAACAAAAACGGTATATAAATGTTTCTGAGACCGGTGATTCCATTCATCAAATTGTTCGGGAGCTTTCATTGAAAAGAGAGAGCGAAATGTTCAGCCCGCATTTAAAAAACATTGTTATTAGTGATAGTCTTGTACGTACATACAGTTTAGAACAATTACTTGAACAGTATCTCCGTGACAATGAAGTTCGGCTGAGCTCTATGATCTTAATTAGCAAGGGGCTAGCGAAGGAGGTACTGGAATCAAACAAAAAAGGAGAAATCCCAGCATTTCGTTTGTCTGGAATTGCAGATAATAGAAATAGAACAACAAGGATTTTGGCTCCTGTATCGCTCGCTAAATTAGAAGGAAAGATGCGGTCAGGGTCCAGTTTTCTTTTGCAAAATGTAATCTCGATGAATGGGGAAACAAAATTTGCAGGAGCTGCTGTAATTAAAGGGAAGACAAAAAAATTGATGGGCTTTTTAAATGAACAGGAATTGGAAGGAGTAGTATGGATAAACGGAAAAAGGAATGGTGGTGTGATAAAAACTTTTGATAAAGAATCAAAGAAACTCATTATATACGAAATAAAGTCAATAAAAAGCAAAATCATACCACATGTTAACGGAAATAATATTTCCTTTGATGTAAACATTGAATCAGAAGGACGTTTGTCTGAAAATTGGATGCAACCAGGAAAAGATTTTGAAAATGAATTTTTAAAAAGGGAAGAAAAAGCTATTGAAAATGAAGTAAAGCACTTAGTACATCATGTTACAAAAAAAATACAAAAAGAATATCAAGTCGATATTGCGGGTTTTGGCAACCAATTAAGAATTAAACACCCGAGAACATGGGAGGAAGTCAAAAAAGATTGGGATCGAACATTTAGTAAGGTACCGATTAAATATCATATAAATGTAACTATACAAGATTATGGAGCGTCAAGTTTAAAACGGTGA
- a CDS encoding DoxX family protein, translated as MMIVLQVVLAIFIVVGGFIKIFRISFQVEHWQQYQYPLWFMSIIGFIEIIGAIGIIGGIWNQYLALGANILLAVLMVGAIHAHIFRAKQSILMIIPALLCFILSTAIIIWNLNTFS; from the coding sequence ATGATGATTGTTCTTCAGGTAGTTTTAGCAATTTTTATTGTAGTAGGGGGATTCATAAAAATTTTTCGTATATCTTTTCAGGTGGAACATTGGCAACAATATCAATATCCATTATGGTTTATGTCTATAATTGGTTTTATTGAAATTATTGGAGCAATAGGTATAATCGGTGGTATTTGGAATCAATACTTAGCGCTAGGAGCAAATATATTATTAGCAGTTCTCATGGTCGGAGCCATTCATGCTCATATTTTTCGAGCAAAACAATCTATTTTAATGATAATTCCTGCATTACTTTGTTTCATACTATCTACGGCGATAATTATTTGGAACTTAAATACATTTTCTTAA
- the proC gene encoding pyrroline-5-carboxylate reductase — protein sequence MNKQIGFIGCGNMGIAMIGGMINKNIVSPNQIICSDLNVSNLKNASDKYGITITTNNNEVANSADILILSIKPDLYTSVINQIKDQIKDDVIVVTIAAGKSIKSTENEFDRKLKVIRVMPNTPVLVGEGMSALSFNEMVTEKDIKEVLNIFNIFGQTEVVNEKLMDVVTSISGSSPAYVYMFIEAMADAAVLDGMPRKQAYKFAAQAVLGSAKMVLATGIHPGELKDMVCSPGGTTIEAVATLEEKGLRTAIISAMKRCTKKSMEMSRLTSK from the coding sequence ATGAATAAACAAATAGGATTTATCGGATGTGGAAACATGGGTATTGCTATGATAGGTGGGATGATTAATAAAAATATAGTGTCTCCAAATCAAATAATTTGTTCAGATTTAAACGTCAGCAATTTAAAAAATGCTAGTGATAAATATGGCATAACTATAACTACTAACAATAATGAAGTCGCTAACAGTGCTGACATTTTAATTTTATCAATTAAACCAGACCTATACACATCGGTAATTAACCAAATAAAAGACCAAATAAAAGATGATGTAATTGTTGTAACTATTGCTGCAGGAAAAAGTATTAAGAGCACTGAGAATGAATTTGATAGAAAGTTAAAGGTTATTAGGGTAATGCCTAATACACCGGTACTTGTTGGGGAAGGAATGTCTGCATTATCTTTTAATGAAATGGTTACAGAAAAAGATATAAAAGAGGTACTAAATATATTTAATATTTTCGGCCAGACGGAGGTCGTAAATGAAAAACTAATGGATGTTGTTACATCTATTAGTGGTTCTTCTCCAGCATATGTGTATATGTTTATAGAAGCCATGGCAGATGCTGCTGTACTTGACGGTATGCCGAGAAAACAAGCTTATAAATTTGCGGCTCAGGCTGTATTAGGTTCTGCAAAAATGGTATTGGCAACGGGAATACATCCAGGTGAATTGAAGGATATGGTTTGTTCTCCAGGTGGAACGACGATAGAAGCTGTAGCAACACTAGAAGAAAAAGGTTTAAGAACAGCTATCATTTCAGCTATGAAACGTTGTACGAAAAAATCTATGGAAATGTCTCGTTTAACTAGTAAGTGA
- the brnQ5 gene encoding branched-chain amino acid transport system II carrier protein BrnQ5, protein MSNKVPTSFIIIIGLMLFALFFGAGNLIFPPMLGQMAGNNVWIANAGFLVTGVGLPLLAITAFVFSGENDLQSLASRVHPVFGIVFTTVLYLAIGPFYAIPRSGNVSFEIGIKPFLSHDAGPVALTVFTILFFTVTCLLSLNPTKIIDIVGKILTPIKLTVIGMLVVVTFIHPIGRIQAPIELYASDSFFKGFQEGYLTLDALGAFVFGIIIVNAIREKGATTKKQLMIVCVKATAIAATLLALIYTALSYMGASSVEKLGRLNNGAEVLEKVSDYYFGSYGAIFLGVMIIVACLITSVGLITACSSFFHKLFPKISYKKLAIILSVFSTLVANIGLTQLIKISIPVLITMYPIAITLIFLIFLHSVFNGRFEVYQGSLILTFIFSSLDGLKAAGIESEIIHNFLEHFLPLYSVGLGWGVPAIIGGVCGYIVSVLRKKNNLSSSETQLNK, encoded by the coding sequence ATGTCAAATAAAGTTCCTACTTCCTTTATCATTATTATAGGATTGATGCTGTTTGCATTGTTTTTTGGAGCAGGAAATTTAATTTTTCCACCTATGCTTGGTCAAATGGCTGGAAATAATGTATGGATAGCCAATGCAGGCTTTTTAGTTACTGGAGTTGGTTTACCATTGTTAGCAATAACAGCATTTGTTTTTTCAGGTGAAAATGATTTGCAATCTTTAGCTAGTCGTGTGCATCCGGTGTTTGGTATTGTATTTACGACCGTTCTCTATCTAGCGATTGGCCCCTTTTACGCCATCCCTAGATCTGGTAATGTATCGTTTGAAATTGGAATTAAACCTTTTTTATCACATGATGCAGGTCCTGTTGCCTTAACTGTATTTACAATCTTATTTTTTACAGTTACATGCTTGTTATCCCTTAATCCTACAAAGATTATTGACATAGTTGGGAAAATTTTGACTCCTATCAAATTGACTGTTATTGGGATGCTCGTAGTTGTGACTTTTATTCATCCTATTGGAAGAATTCAAGCGCCTATTGAATTGTATGCATCAGATTCATTTTTTAAAGGTTTTCAAGAAGGATATTTAACATTAGATGCCCTTGGAGCTTTTGTTTTCGGAATCATTATCGTGAATGCAATTAGAGAAAAAGGGGCTACGACTAAAAAGCAGCTTATGATTGTTTGTGTAAAAGCAACGGCTATTGCTGCTACACTCTTAGCTCTTATTTATACTGCCCTTTCCTATATGGGCGCTTCTAGTGTAGAAAAACTAGGTCGTTTAAATAATGGGGCTGAAGTTTTAGAAAAAGTTTCGGACTATTACTTTGGTTCGTATGGTGCAATTTTCTTAGGTGTAATGATTATAGTAGCATGTTTAATTACAAGCGTAGGACTTATCACTGCTTGTTCTTCTTTTTTTCATAAATTATTTCCAAAAATTTCTTACAAAAAACTTGCTATTATTTTGTCTGTTTTCAGTACACTAGTTGCGAATATAGGGTTAACACAATTAATTAAGATTTCAATCCCTGTATTAATAACTATGTATCCAATTGCTATTACCTTAATATTTCTAATATTTTTACACTCTGTATTCAATGGTAGATTTGAAGTATATCAAGGGAGTTTGATATTGACATTTATTTTTAGTTCGTTAGATGGATTAAAAGCTGCTGGAATAGAAAGTGAAATAATACATAATTTTCTTGAACATTTTCTTCCTTTATATAGTGTAGGTTTAGGGTGGGGGGTTCCGGCTATTATAGGCGGTGTATGTGGGTATATTGTTAGTGTATTACGGAAGAAAAATAACTTAAGTTCTAGTGAAACTCAATTAAATAAATAA
- a CDS encoding amino acid permease, with product MSKLLKKKSVTQLLEHNQSKTLTKTLGAFDLIMLGVGSIIGTGVLVLTGLVAARDAGPAVIFSFVLAAIICGFIALCYAEIASTLPASGSVYTYSYATIGEFVAHLVGWSLLLIYIVATAAVAAGWTGYFHNLIKGFGLEIPKALVTIPSHGGIVNLPAVIITLILAWMLSRGTRESKRINNIMVLIKIGMILLFITVGIFYVKPMNWVPIAPYGLSGVFTGGAAILFAFTGFDILATSAEEVKDPKRNLPIGIIASLIICTIIYVMVCIVMTGMVSYKELNVPEAMAYVMEVVGQGKVAGAIAAGAVIGLMAVIFSNMYAATRVFFAMSRDGLLPKSFAKVNKKTGAPTFITGLSGIGSSIIAGFIDLKELVNLVNIGSLVAFALVCLSVIILRKSHPNLKRGFMVPFVPVLPSVSIVCCVFLMLILPLRTWMYFSIWITIGAVIYFFYSIKHSNLNEETISKLHDKIAR from the coding sequence ATGAGTAAGTTATTAAAAAAGAAATCCGTTACACAATTGTTAGAGCATAATCAAAGCAAGACCTTAACGAAAACATTAGGAGCATTTGATTTAATTATGTTAGGGGTAGGCTCAATAATTGGAACGGGCGTTCTTGTGTTAACTGGATTAGTAGCAGCAAGAGATGCTGGTCCAGCAGTTATTTTTTCATTTGTACTTGCAGCAATTATATGCGGATTTATAGCATTATGTTACGCAGAAATTGCTTCCACACTCCCGGCATCTGGTAGTGTATATACGTACTCATATGCAACAATTGGTGAGTTTGTTGCTCATCTAGTAGGTTGGTCTTTACTGTTAATATATATCGTGGCAACAGCGGCTGTCGCTGCTGGATGGACAGGCTATTTCCACAATTTAATAAAAGGATTTGGATTAGAGATACCTAAAGCTCTAGTAACGATCCCTTCACATGGTGGTATTGTAAATCTACCAGCAGTAATCATTACATTGATATTAGCATGGATGTTATCCCGTGGTACGAGGGAAAGTAAACGAATCAATAATATAATGGTATTGATTAAAATTGGTATGATTTTATTGTTTATTACAGTTGGTATATTCTATGTAAAACCAATGAACTGGGTACCAATTGCACCATACGGTTTAAGTGGGGTTTTTACGGGTGGAGCAGCTATTTTATTCGCTTTCACGGGTTTTGATATATTAGCAACTTCAGCAGAAGAAGTAAAAGATCCGAAACGTAATCTTCCCATCGGTATTATTGCATCATTAATCATATGTACAATTATTTATGTTATGGTATGCATTGTTATGACAGGAATGGTTTCCTATAAAGAATTAAATGTTCCTGAGGCAATGGCTTATGTAATGGAAGTGGTAGGACAAGGAAAAGTCGCTGGTGCAATTGCTGCAGGTGCTGTAATTGGCCTTATGGCTGTTATTTTTTCAAATATGTATGCGGCAACACGAGTTTTCTTTGCAATGAGTCGTGATGGATTGTTACCGAAATCATTTGCGAAAGTTAATAAGAAAACTGGAGCACCCACTTTTATAACTGGATTGTCAGGAATAGGGAGTTCTATAATAGCTGGGTTTATTGATTTGAAAGAATTGGTTAATTTAGTTAATATCGGTAGTTTGGTGGCGTTTGCGTTAGTTTGTCTATCAGTTATTATTCTCCGTAAATCACACCCAAATTTAAAACGTGGATTTATGGTACCTTTTGTACCTGTATTACCAAGCGTTTCAATAGTTTGTTGTGTGTTTTTAATGCTAATTTTACCGTTAAGAACATGGATGTACTTTAGTATTTGGATTACTATTGGGGCAGTCATATATTTCTTTTATTCGATAAAACACAGTAATTTAAATGAGGAAACGATCTCGAAATTACATGATAAAATTGCGAGATAA
- a CDS encoding excinuclease ABC subunit C, producing the protein MSELHFMSLEELDNELEKDDSGIYFIRDYNDNIIYIGKAFSIKSRVLAHFNSYSNIKEYVHLFNKVAYLIEDSLLKRSLLQVTYMIKYKPVLNKEVQKEFPELYTQYIKQTNKKSMLLEMDEAKEKRNELKNRLVKLVGGKTMFYDIISLLNNGYNYHVLAKVLSIELQTLIIMKEHRNKFPIPHNYKRTIKHQDIMYALSGKKNLSTSRLNT; encoded by the coding sequence ATGAGTGAATTGCATTTTATGAGTCTAGAAGAACTGGATAATGAATTAGAAAAAGATGACAGTGGTATTTATTTTATTAGAGATTATAATGACAATATTATTTATATAGGTAAGGCTTTTAGTATAAAAAGTAGAGTATTAGCTCATTTTAATAGTTATTCCAATATTAAGGAATATGTACATTTATTTAATAAAGTAGCGTATCTTATTGAAGATAGTTTGTTAAAACGCTCATTGTTACAAGTTACTTATATGATTAAATATAAACCAGTATTAAACAAAGAAGTCCAAAAAGAATTCCCAGAGTTATATACTCAATACATTAAGCAAACAAATAAAAAATCCATGTTGTTAGAAATGGATGAAGCTAAAGAAAAAAGGAATGAGTTAAAGAATAGATTAGTAAAATTAGTAGGCGGAAAAACTATGTTTTATGACATAATTTCTCTGTTAAACAATGGATATAACTATCATGTTCTCGCAAAAGTATTGAGCATAGAACTTCAAACTTTAATTATAATGAAAGAACACCGAAACAAATTTCCGATACCACATAATTATAAGAGGACAATAAAGCATCAAGATATAATGTATGCTTTATCTGGAAAAAAGAATTTAAGTACTTCAAGGTTAAACACTTAA
- a CDS encoding alpha/beta-type small acid-soluble spore protein, whose amino-acid sequence MLFINIQRYESNTNEILISATTSTIEQMKYEIAFELGVTLGPDTSHHLQMVRIGGEITKRLVRMAEK is encoded by the coding sequence ATGTTATTCATAAATATTCAAAGATACGAAAGTAATACAAATGAAATTCTTATTTCTGCTACTACAAGTACTATTGAGCAAATGAAGTATGAAATTGCTTTTGAACTAGGAGTCACACTGGGACCTGATACATCACATCATCTGCAAATGGTTCGGATCGGTGGAGAGATTACAAAACGCTTAGTTCGAATGGCTGAAAAATAG
- a CDS encoding helix-turn-helix domain-containing protein — MNTSIDIQHLCDLAHKAFNAPVHILSADRKILYHSTSDNVCSPFYSSKEEHLSDIYQENDPFNLPLFRSNNYLENFVLIHIENHDDIKGTIIIGPTIHPKDSDDMIIKFQKEFKSNDNIQERLAYYQCLSEIKKTTLIDMGILLHYMIFNEKLDVDIVLEKNRVLEEIPNKNVKPDLYILKRRQNKPKTHNMALVNDFFSTIKEGNKKKLIQYMYAVSQEDVELMLIEDPLRNQKNLGIIAITLATRYAIEGNLPPDIAFAHSILYIQTLEQLDNVESVKRLSGDALRTFADRVKEYNAKKYSYAVTTCIKHINKNVYDGISLNELANQLEITPTYLSKLFKKEMGITFSEYIQRERVEEAKKLLTLTTYSLSDICAWLNFNDQSYFIRVFKKNTSMTPRQYREKYTVI, encoded by the coding sequence ATGAATACTTCTATCGATATACAACACTTGTGTGATCTTGCACATAAAGCATTTAATGCCCCTGTACATATTTTATCTGCAGACAGAAAAATTTTATATCATTCTACATCTGATAATGTTTGTAGTCCTTTTTATTCTTCAAAAGAAGAACATCTTAGTGATATTTATCAAGAAAACGATCCCTTTAACTTGCCACTTTTCCGAAGTAACAACTATCTTGAAAATTTTGTTCTAATTCATATAGAAAATCATGATGATATTAAAGGGACTATTATAATCGGTCCTACTATACATCCAAAAGATTCAGATGATATGATCATAAAATTTCAGAAAGAATTTAAATCAAATGATAACATTCAAGAAAGACTTGCCTATTATCAGTGTTTATCTGAGATTAAAAAAACTACATTAATTGATATGGGAATTTTATTACATTACATGATTTTCAATGAAAAGTTAGATGTAGATATTGTCTTGGAAAAAAATAGAGTACTAGAGGAAATTCCTAATAAAAATGTGAAACCTGATTTATATATTTTAAAACGCCGACAAAACAAACCTAAAACGCACAATATGGCATTAGTAAATGATTTCTTTTCGACTATTAAAGAAGGAAATAAAAAAAAGTTAATACAGTATATGTATGCGGTTTCGCAAGAAGATGTTGAACTTATGCTAATAGAGGATCCGCTCAGGAATCAAAAAAACCTTGGAATTATTGCGATTACCTTAGCCACTCGATATGCAATAGAAGGAAACCTGCCACCAGATATTGCTTTTGCTCATAGTATTTTATATATACAAACCCTAGAACAATTAGATAATGTAGAATCTGTAAAGCGATTGTCAGGGGACGCTTTACGTACCTTTGCAGATCGTGTGAAAGAATACAATGCAAAAAAGTATTCTTACGCGGTTACTACATGTATAAAACATATTAATAAAAATGTTTACGATGGAATATCTCTGAATGAACTTGCTAATCAATTAGAAATTACGCCTACTTATCTGTCTAAACTATTTAAAAAAGAAATGGGAATCACTTTCAGCGAATATATTCAAAGGGAACGAGTGGAAGAAGCAAAAAAATTATTAACACTTACTACTTATTCTTTATCAGATATCTGTGCTTGGCTTAATTTTAATGACCAAAGTTATTTTATAAGAGTTTTCAAAAAAAATACTAGTATGACTCCTAGGCAGTACCGTGAAAAATATACAGTAATATAA
- the hblC gene encoding hemolytic enterotoxin HBL lytic component L2 has product MKTKIMTGLLVTSIVTGATIPINTLATPIVQAETQQEGKDISSSLRKLGAQSKLIQTYIDQSLMSPNVQLEEVPALNTNQFLIKQDMKEWSSELYPQLILLNSKSKGFVTKFNSYYPTLKSFVDNKEDREGFSDRLEVLQEMAMTNQENAQRQINELTDLKLQLDKKLKDFDTNVATAQGILSTDGTGKIDQLKNEILNTKKAIQNDLQQIALIPGALNEQGFAIFKEVYSLSKEIIEPAAQAGVAAYNKGKEINNSILEAEKKAVQEATEQGKTALEIESAKRAAREAIEKSKQGEIAAAAAAKTQEYDLMKVIDTEKIKKTFGVFAEVNKLTAEQRAYLDDLEKQNQKIYDLTTKLSIADLQKSMLLLTQNDLHTFANQVDLELDLLKRYKEDLNLIKNSITKLSTNVDTTNEQSQKDTLRQLKNVISYLEEQVYKF; this is encoded by the coding sequence ATGAAAACTAAAATAATGACAGGATTATTAGTCACATCCATTGTAACTGGAGCAACTATTCCTATCAATACTCTCGCAACACCAATCGTTCAAGCGGAAACTCAACAGGAAGGCAAGGATATTTCCTCTTCATTACGAAAATTAGGTGCGCAATCTAAATTAATCCAAACGTATATTGATCAATCTTTAATGAGTCCTAATGTACAGCTAGAGGAAGTCCCAGCTTTAAATACCAATCAATTCCTAATCAAACAAGATATGAAGGAATGGTCATCGGAACTCTATCCACAGTTAATTCTATTAAATTCAAAAAGTAAAGGGTTTGTAACAAAATTTAATAGTTATTACCCGACATTAAAATCGTTTGTAGACAATAAAGAAGATAGAGAAGGGTTTTCGGATAGACTTGAAGTACTTCAAGAAATGGCTATGACGAATCAAGAAAATGCGCAACGACAAATCAATGAATTAACAGATCTTAAATTACAGCTTGATAAAAAATTAAAAGATTTTGATACTAATGTGGCAACTGCGCAAGGCATACTAAGTACAGATGGAACAGGAAAAATAGATCAGTTAAAAAATGAAATATTAAATACCAAAAAAGCAATTCAAAATGATTTACAGCAAATTGCATTAATACCAGGGGCTTTAAATGAACAGGGATTTGCTATATTCAAAGAAGTTTATAGTCTTTCAAAAGAAATTATTGAACCAGCTGCGCAAGCAGGGGTGGCAGCGTATAACAAAGGAAAAGAAATTAACAACTCTATTCTAGAAGCTGAGAAAAAAGCAGTGCAAGAAGCAACAGAGCAAGGTAAAACTGCTCTAGAGATTGAATCAGCAAAAAGAGCAGCTCGTGAAGCAATTGAGAAAAGCAAACAAGGTGAAATAGCAGCCGCAGCCGCAGCAAAAACACAAGAGTATGACCTGATGAAGGTCATTGATACCGAAAAGATTAAGAAAACATTTGGCGTTTTTGCTGAAGTAAATAAATTAACAGCAGAACAGCGAGCATATTTAGATGATTTAGAGAAACAAAATCAAAAAATATATGATTTAACAACGAAATTATCAATAGCTGATTTACAAAAATCAATGCTTCTTCTTACACAAAATGATTTGCATACGTTTGCAAATCAAGTAGATTTAGAACTTGATCTACTAAAGCGCTATAAAGAAGATTTAAATCTAATAAAAAATAGCATTACAAAATTATCTACTAATGTTGATACAACTAACGAGCAGTCTCAAAAAGATACATTAAGACAATTAAAAAATGTAATAAGTTACCTTGAAGAGCAAGTATATAAATTTTGA
- the hblD gene encoding hemolytic enterotoxin HBL lytic component L1 — MKKFPFKVLTLATLATVITATTGNTIHAFAQETTAQEQKVGNYALGPEGLKKALAETGSHILVMDLYAKTMIKQPNVNLSNIDLGSEGGELLKNIHLNQELSRINANYWLDTAKPQIQKTARNIVNYDEQFQNYYDTLVETVQKKDKAGLKEGINDLITTINTNSKEVTDVIKMLQDFKGKLYQNSTDFKNNVGGPDGKGGLTAILAGQQATIPQLQAEIEQLRSTQKKHFDDVLAWSIGGGLGAAILVIAAIGGAVVIVVTGGTATPAVVGGLSALGAAGIGLGTAAGVTASKHMDSYNEISNKIGELSMKADRANQAVLSLTNAKETLAYLYQTVDQAILSLTNIQKQWNTMGANYTDLLDNIDSMQDHKFSLIPDDLKAAKESWNDIHKDAEFISKDIAFKQE; from the coding sequence ATGAAAAAATTTCCATTCAAAGTACTAACTTTAGCTACATTAGCAACTGTTATAACTGCTACTACCGGTAACACTATTCATGCATTTGCACAAGAAACGACCGCTCAAGAACAAAAAGTAGGCAATTATGCATTAGGCCCCGAAGGACTGAAGAAAGCATTAGCTGAAACAGGGTCTCATATTCTAGTAATGGATTTATACGCAAAAACAATGATTAAGCAACCAAATGTAAATTTATCTAATATCGATTTAGGCTCAGAGGGGGGAGAGTTGCTCAAAAATATTCACCTTAATCAAGAGCTGTCACGAATCAATGCAAATTACTGGTTAGATACAGCGAAGCCACAGATTCAAAAAACTGCTCGTAATATTGTAAATTACGATGAACAATTTCAAAATTATTACGACACATTAGTAGAAACTGTACAAAAGAAAGATAAGGCAGGTCTAAAAGAGGGTATAAATGATTTAATTACTACAATCAATACAAATTCAAAAGAAGTTACAGATGTGATTAAGATGCTACAAGACTTCAAAGGGAAACTATATCAAAATTCTACAGATTTTAAAAATAATGTTGGTGGTCCAGATGGGAAAGGTGGATTAACTGCAATATTAGCAGGTCAACAGGCAACGATTCCACAACTTCAAGCTGAAATTGAGCAACTTCGTTCTACTCAGAAAAAACATTTTGATGATGTATTAGCATGGTCAATTGGTGGTGGATTGGGAGCAGCTATTTTAGTTATTGCAGCTATTGGAGGAGCGGTAGTTATTGTTGTAACTGGCGGTACAGCAACACCGGCTGTTGTTGGTGGACTCTCGGCTCTTGGTGCAGCTGGTATCGGTCTAGGAACTGCGGCTGGTGTCACAGCATCTAAGCATATGGACTCCTATAATGAAATTTCTAACAAAATCGGAGAATTAAGTATGAAAGCAGATCGTGCTAATCAAGCAGTTCTTTCGCTTACTAACGCGAAAGAAACATTGGCATATCTATATCAGACTGTAGATCAAGCGATATTGTCTCTAACAAATATTCAAAAGCAATGGAATACAATGGGCGCAAATTATACAGATTTACTGGATAATATCGATTCTATGCAAGACCACAAATTCTCTTTAATACCAGATGATTTAAAAGCCGCTAAAGAAAGTTGGAATGATATTCATAAAGATGCAGAATTCATTTCAAAAGATATTGCTTTTAAACAGGAGTAG